TTTTCACTTTATAATTCTAAATTAATAGTCTGTTGAAACCGGTGCAACCACCCATAAAATGATGTAAGCAAGGATTCCTGCTCCATAACAAAATGCAAGAACACCCCAAACAACACGAACAATTGTTGGGTCAATATCAAAATAATGGGCAACTCCTGCA
This genomic interval from Streptococcus oralis subsp. tigurinus contains the following:
- a CDS encoding PspC domain-containing protein, encoding MRSGKNQIIGGVCAGVAHYFDIDPTIVRVVWGVLAFCYGAGILAYIILWVVAPVSTDY